A stretch of DNA from Fundidesulfovibrio magnetotacticus:
TTAACAGCCCGTTGCAAAAGGTCGTTTTCGGCTATTACCCCTCACAGACGACTGCGATGGGCATGATTGCGCGGCATTGCTCCTCTGCAACCAAGACAATGGCCAAGAAGGCCACAGACGAGGTCATTTCGGGCCATATCATTACAAACCAAGCGTTGGCCCACCCTCTCGGGGTGCCGTAACCGGTCTTGATTCGCATCAGCAGGCCGAGATTGAAGCCAGCCACATGGAGCAGGTAGCGTTTCTGGACGTTTTCCCGGCCTCTGAGCCAAACCCGGCGCATGCCGCCGGACCGGTCCAGGGTGTGCTCGAAGCTCCTTTCGACCAGTTCGGTCCGTTGCTTGCTCATCGCCTTCCCAGCCATTGACGATATCCGGGCGCGGTTGTTGTACACGGCGCGCCGTGCCTCATGGTCGCCACGCCAAGAGTTCAAACCGCTTCGCTTGGGTTCGGCGATTCTCGTCCTCCACGGTCCGCCGTCCAGATCCTTGAGGACATCCCGAGAGAAATAGCCTTTGTCCGCGACCAGTTCCGCCGGATCGTCCGGGCATGGCGGTGTGGGAGTGACCCGACCCAGGCTTTCCTGGGCGGCTTCCAGTGTCTTTGGCAGAGTCGCGGTGTCGCCCTTGTCCGCTTCGTGGACCTCGACCGCCACGACCGCCCCGGTGTCCAGGTCCACCGCATGCTCGGGCTTGTAGGCCAGATGAGTCCGGCCATCCTTCATCTTGGTGATCTTCGCCTCGGGATCGACCGACGACTGCCAGTCCTTGTTCGAGAGTGTCTTACCCGTGCGCTTGCGGTCCAAGCGGGCTAGGTCTTCATCCGTAGGGGACTCGATCCCGCTTTCCTTGGCCATGCGCAGGAGCATCTTCCGGTAGCTCTCGCCAGTGTCCCGGCGTACGATGGTCTTGAGCGCGGCGTTGGCCTCCATCGTCGAGGCGTCCACGCCGATCCGACCGCCGAGGACCAGACCTTCCTTGCACAGCACCTTGAGCACCCAAGTGAACACGTCCTGATGGATCGCCAGCGGCAGGCGGGACCGCGTCCGGCTCAACGAGGAATGATCCGGGACCGACTCCTTGGTCGAAAGCTGGAGAAAGTCACGGAGAGAAAGAGAATCGGCACATCGCCACTCGATGCCGCGCTCGCTGTCGATGCCCTCGAAGTACCCCACGAGGTGCATCCGGAAATATCGGCCGGGCGGAATCGATGGGCGGCCCTTGTCCGAATAGAA
This window harbors:
- a CDS encoding transposase — protein: MGLGRQSDQQGKMYLSWDEIPRSRGHAFYDRLQQILRKSGFDAFAEKLCKPFYSDKGRPSIPPGRYFRMHLVGYFEGIDSERGIEWRCADSLSLRDFLQLSTKESVPDHSSLSRTRSRLPLAIHQDVFTWVLKVLCKEGLVLGGRIGVDASTMEANAALKTIVRRDTGESYRKMLLRMAKESGIESPTDEDLARLDRKRTGKTLSNKDWQSSVDPEAKITKMKDGRTHLAYKPEHAVDLDTGAVVAVEVHEADKGDTATLPKTLEAAQESLGRVTPTPPCPDDPAELVADKGYFSRDVLKDLDGGPWRTRIAEPKRSGLNSWRGDHEARRAVYNNRARISSMAGKAMSKQRTELVERSFEHTLDRSGGMRRVWLRGRENVQKRYLLHVAGFNLGLLMRIKTGYGTPRGWANAWFVMIWPEMTSSVAFLAIVLVAEEQCRAIMPIAVVCEG